A region from the Linepithema humile isolate Giens D197 chromosome 1, Lhum_UNIL_v1.0, whole genome shotgun sequence genome encodes:
- the LOC105670206 gene encoding uncharacterized protein isoform X1 — MSAEMRAGRPTMPTIPHSKRPTILIYPTVTPESIIIPIVSCILGFPLLALMVICCLRRRAKLARERARRRNCDLDHGALSLVRFSPVHRLASREDLAGIDRPARTVSLRSDRGSRAFPSLELDTVVEERSDPEQSTALELSSPD, encoded by the exons ATGTCGGCCGAAATGAGAGCTGGTCGACCCACCATGCCGACAATTCCGCACTCTAAAAGACCAACAATCTTGATATATCCAACAG TGACGCCGGAAAGCATAATCATACCCATCGTGTCCTGCATTCTGGGGTTTCCATTGCTAGCGTTAATGGTAATTTGCTGCCTACGAAGAAGAGCGAAACTTGCCAGGGAGCGAGCCCGGCGAAGAAATTGCGATTTGGATCATGGCGCATTGAGCCTCGTCCGTTTCAGCCCAGTTCATCGTCTGG CATCGAGAGAGGATTTAG CTGGCATAGATCGTCCGGCACGTACTGTATCCTTGAGAAGCGATCGAGGGTCTCGAGCTTTCCCATCTTTGGAGCTGGACACCGTCGTCGAGGAACGGTCGGATCCCGAACAGAGTACCGCCCTGGAATTGAGTAGTCCAGATTAG
- the LOC105670206 gene encoding uncharacterized protein isoform X2, whose product MSAEMRAGRPTMPTIPHSKRPTILIYPTVTPESIIIPIVSCILGFPLLALMVICCLRRRAKLARERARRRNCDLDHGALSLVRFSPVHRLAGIDRPARTVSLRSDRGSRAFPSLELDTVVEERSDPEQSTALELSSPD is encoded by the exons ATGTCGGCCGAAATGAGAGCTGGTCGACCCACCATGCCGACAATTCCGCACTCTAAAAGACCAACAATCTTGATATATCCAACAG TGACGCCGGAAAGCATAATCATACCCATCGTGTCCTGCATTCTGGGGTTTCCATTGCTAGCGTTAATGGTAATTTGCTGCCTACGAAGAAGAGCGAAACTTGCCAGGGAGCGAGCCCGGCGAAGAAATTGCGATTTGGATCATGGCGCATTGAGCCTCGTCCGTTTCAGCCCAGTTCATCGTCTGG CTGGCATAGATCGTCCGGCACGTACTGTATCCTTGAGAAGCGATCGAGGGTCTCGAGCTTTCCCATCTTTGGAGCTGGACACCGTCGTCGAGGAACGGTCGGATCCCGAACAGAGTACCGCCCTGGAATTGAGTAGTCCAGATTAG